One region of Cucurbita pepo subsp. pepo cultivar mu-cu-16 chromosome LG03, ASM280686v2, whole genome shotgun sequence genomic DNA includes:
- the LOC111790952 gene encoding uncharacterized protein LOC111790952: protein MAMTWHMAFWIANMVWVALSDCVSSCLAIADEVAGSIRTGDIGPFHIG, encoded by the coding sequence ATGGCAATGACATGGCACATGGCGTTTTGGATCGCTAACATGGTTTGGGTGGCCTTGAGCGACTGTGTTTCTTCTTGTTTGGCCATCGCCGACGAGGTCGCGGGCTCCATCAGAACTGGTGATATTGGCCCTTTTCACATCGGCTGA
- the LOC111790951 gene encoding pentatricopeptide repeat-containing protein At2g35030, mitochondrial: MSLLYQVPIREIYAKETTRVFLSCFARYVRVLCNSHNSRLSSPFSTYQVVPKISSTDRDYSANSNVARTNWLITKLGKEGKIGEARRVFEEMPDRDVVSWTAVITGYIKCGMIEEAKKLFDRDDAIKNVVTWTALVSGYVRLSRIEEARSLFDAMPVKNVVSWNTMIEGYARKGWVDQAFDLFKRMPERNVVSWNTVITALMKRRRVDEAQELFNQMPERDVISWTAMVAGLAKNGRIDDARLVFDKMPERNVVSWNAIITGYAQNMRLDEAFELFEKIPERDVPSWNAMITGFIQNGKLERAVDLFYKMPNKNVVSWTAMISGHVQDGQSEEALKIFSEMQAANNVKPNEGTFVSVLGACSNLAGLCEGQQIHQIISKSVYQEVTDVVSALISMYSKCGELDMARKIFDDGSTSHRDVVSWNGMIAAYAHHGHGYKAIRLFDEMQALGFRPDNVTYIALLSACSHAGLVDEGLKYFENLVRDGSITLREDHFTCLVDLFGRAGRLQEAFDFIKGLEDKPSSSVWAALLAGCNVHGNIDLGKLTAEKLLETEPENAGTFMLLSNIYASTGKWREAAKVRLKMKDKGLKKQPGCSWIEVGNAVHVFVVGDNSHCQSENIYPLLHDLHMKMKKIGHTLYEDLTVDLNLVIP; this comes from the exons ATGTCTTTATTGTATCAGGTACCGATTAGGGAAATTTATGCTAAAGAGACAAC cagagtttttctttcttgctttgCTAGATATGTGCGTGTCTTGTGCAATTCGCACAACTCCAGGTTATCGTCGCCGTTTTCTACCTATCAGGTTGTGCCGAAAATCTCATCAACAGATAGAGACTATAGTGCCAATTCGAATGTTGCACGCACGAACTGGCTGATCACAAAGCTTggtaaagaaggaaaaatcgGAGAGGCACGTAGGGTGTTCGAGGAAATGCCCGATCGAGATGTGGTCTCATGGACTGCAGTAATTACAGGGTATATCAAATGTGGAATGATTGAGGAAGCTAAGAAGCTATTTGATAGAGATGACGCTATAAAGAATGTTGTTACTTGGACAGCATTGGTTAGTGGATATGTAAGATTGAGCCGGATTGAGGAGGCTAGAAGCTTGTTTGATGCCATGCCAGTTAAGAATGTTGTTTCGTGGAACACTATGATTGAAGGGTATGCGCGAAAGGGTTGGGTCGATCAGgcttttgatttgtttaaaaGAATGCCCGAGAGGAATGTGGTTTCTTGGAACACTGTTATTACAGCATTGATGAAAAGGAGGAGAGTAGATGAAGCTCAGGAGCTTTTTAACCAGATGCCGGAGAGAGATGTGATTTCTTGGACGGCCATGGTGGCTGGTTTGGCAAAAAATGGGAGAATTGATGATGCCCGTTTAGTGTTCGATAAAATGCCTGAGCGAAATGTGGTTTCCTGGAATGCAATAATTACTGGGTATGCTCAGAATATGCGGCTGGATGAGGCCTTTGAACTGTTTGAGAAAATTCCAGAGAGGGATGTGCCTTCATGGAACGCCATGATTACAGGGTTCATTCAAAACGGTAAGCTTGAAAGGGCAGTGGATTTGTTCTATAAAATGCCTAACAAAAATGTTGTTTCTTGGACAGCAATGATTTCTGGACATGTACAAGATGGGCAAAGTGAAGAAGCATTGAAGATTTTTTCAGAAATGCAAGCAGCCAACAATGTAAAACCAAATGAAGGTACTTTTGTCAGCGTGTTGGGTGCTTGTAGTAACTTAGCCGGTCTTTGCGAGGGACAACAAATTCACCAGATAATAAGTAAGTCAGTATACCAAGAAGTTACAGATGTAGTATCAGCTTTAATAAGCATGTATTCAAAATGTGGGGAGTTGGATATGGCTCGCAAGATATTCGATGATGGATCGACAAGCCACAGAGATGTAGTTTCTTGGAATGGGATGATTGCAGCCTATGCTCATCATGGCCATGGCTACAAAGCAATTCGTTTATTTGATGAAATGCAGGCATTGGGATTTCGTCCAGATAATGTCACCTATATCGCGTTGCTTTCTGCTTGTAGTCATGCTGGCCTTGTGGATGAGGGGTTGAAATACTTCGAAAATCTCGTAAGAGATGGGTCTATAACGCTAAGAGAAGATCATTTCACATGCTTGGTCGATCTTTTTGGCCGAGCGGGACGACTCCAAGAGGCATTTGATTTCATCAAGGGGCTTGAGGATAAGCCTTCATCGTCTGTTTGGGCAGCTCTTCTTGCTGGATGTAATGTTCATGGCAATATAGATTTGGGCAAGTTAACGGCTGAAAAGCTTTTGGAAACAGAACCAGAGAATGCAGGAACCTTTATGCTGCTATCTAACATATATGCTTCAACTGGAAAATGGAGAGAAGCTGCCAAAGTAAGGTTGAAAATGAAGGATAAGGGATTGAAGAAGCAACCTGGTTGCAGTTGGATAGAAGTTGGTAATGCAGTGCACGTGTTCGTAGTGGGCGACAATTCTCATTGCCAATCTGAAAATATTTATCCTTTACTTCATGATCTGcatatgaaaatgaagaagattggTCATACATTATATGAAGATTTAACAGTGGATTTGAATCTTGTGATTCCATGA
- the LOC111790682 gene encoding uncharacterized protein At3g28850-like: MGCSASRPITFPSADPETASPSSPPLPRAFSLPTPLIHHPPIKHGDTHHLVTLTSTTYGSLLLIDRPNPNAFKFPAPEHADHSQSPTAADSDHGFSPDSVINTWELMDGLDDPIPNPNLAIQKPPFKTVGSEDFDAPSSLVKPLWQHLSEEALLAKLDPNVVLSYRRALSSRQLASNGYQKTAKSVDSSPICSSFPGGEDKVVIYFTSLRGIRKTYEDCCWIRTIFRGFRVPVDERDISMDSSYRKELQSAIGGKKLSLPQVFIRGNHIGGAEEIKQLNECGELGKLLVGFPVREVKTVCERCGEARFVPCPNCHGSRKVFEEEEGELRRCPDCNENGLIKCPDCCI, translated from the coding sequence ATGGGCTGTTCTGCTTCCAGACCCATCACTTTCCCCTCCGCCGACCCTGAAACGGCTTCCCCATCCTCTCCGCCGCTTCCCAGAGCTTTCTCTCTTCCGACGCCGCTCATCCACCACCCCCCCATCAAACACGGCGACACCCACCATCTCGTCACTCTCACTTCCACCACCTACGGTTCTCTCCTCCTCATCGACCGCCCCAACCCCAATGCCTTCAAATTCCCCGCCCCAGAACACGCCGACCACTCTCAATCACCCACCGCCGCCGATTCCGACCACGGTTTTTCCCCCGATTCCGTCATCAACACCTGGGAACTAATGGACGGCCTCGATGACCCCATTCCAAACCCCAACCTCGCGATTCAGAAACCCCCTTTCAAAACCGTCGGATCCGAGGATTTCGATGCGCCGTCTTCCTTAGTCAAGCCGCTCTGGCAGCATTTGTCCGAAGAAGCTCTCCTCGCTAAATTAGACCCTAACGTCGTTTTAAGTTACCGACGAGCTCTCTCCTCCCGGCAATTAGCCTCCAATGGCTACCAAAAAACCGCCAAATCAGTCGATTCCAGTCCGATATGTTCTTCATTCCCCGGCGGAGAAGACAAAGTCGTAATCTATTTCACGAGCTTGCGAGGAATCCGGAAAACCTACGAGGATTGCTGCTGGATTCGCACGATCTTCAGAGGATTCAGAGTTCCGGTGGACGAACGCGACATTTCCATGGATTCATCGTACAGAAAAGAGTTGCAGAGTGCGATTGGAGGGAAGAAATTAAGTCTACCACAAGTGTTCATACGAGGAAATCACATCGGCGGTGCCGAGGAAATCAAACAGCTAAACGAGTGCGGGGAATTGGGAAAGCTTTTAGTGGGATTTCCAGTTCGGGAGGTGAAAACTGTGTGTGAACGGTGTGGGGAAGCGAGGTTTGTGCCGTGCCCTAACTGCCATGGCAGCCGGAAGGTgttcgaagaagaagaaggagagcTGAGAAGATGCCCTGATTGTAATGAAAATGGCTTGATTAAGTGCCCTGATTGCTGCATCTGA
- the LOC111790683 gene encoding ganglioside-induced differentiation-associated protein 2: MGSTPNDFSVIILPSECGIDSRPLLADKGKDKESEEAENWHDCVQNLSSDEDFSDLDLLQFVRLEGSDKAGNRILRVVGKYYPAVVVSGERLKKYILHKFQNELSEGPFCVVYFHTTAQKDDNCPGLTILRWIYEELPSDYKDRLQTLYFVHPGLRSRLVLATLGRFFLSGSLYWKIKYVSRLQYLSDDIKKGEVEIPDFVKSHDEVLEHRPLTDYGIEPDSLNVTGAPYSAHSFGRYEERWTSRQYMM, from the exons ATGGGCAGCACCCCGAACGATTTCTCTGTCATCATTCTCCCTTCCGAATGCGGTATTGATTCGCGGCCACTTTTGGCGGATAAAGGCAAGGACAAGGAGTCTGAAGAGGCTGAAAATTGGCACGATTGCGTTCAAAACCTTTCATCTGATGAGGATTTCTCCGATCTCGATCTCTTGCAGTTTGTCCGTCTCGAGGGCTCCGATAAGGCTGGGAATCGCATCCTCCGCGTCGTCGGGAAGTACTATCCAG CTGTGGTTGTAAGTGGAGAGCGGCTGAAGAAATATATCCTCCATAAATTTCAGAACGAATTGTCAGAGGGTCCATTTTGCGTTGTGTACTTTCATACAACCGCCCAGAAGGACGATAATTGTCCTGGCTTAACCATCTTGAGGTGGATTTATGAAGAACTTCCGTCTGATTACAAGGATAGACTTCAAACTCTCTACTTTGTACATCCTGGTCTCCGTTCAAGGCTTGTCTTGGCGACTCTAGGCCGGTTTTTCCTCAGTGGCAG TTTGTACTGGAAAATCAAGTATGTGAGCCGCCTTCAATATCTTTCAGACGATATAAAGAAGGGTGAGGTTGAAATTCCTGATTTTGTGAAAAGTCACGATGAAGTTCTTGAACACAGACCATTGACAGATTACGGCATTGAACCTGATTCTCTCAATGTCACAGGGGCACCTTATTCTGCCCACTCCTTTGGGAGATATGAGGAGAGATGGACGTCAAGGCAGTACATGATGTAG
- the LOC111790076 gene encoding regulatory protein NPR5-like isoform X1, protein MSLEDSLRSLSLDYLNLLINGQAFSDVTFSVEGRLVHAHRCILAARSLFFRKFFCGPEPPGLDLLSPVGSPPSRAATSQVIPVNSVGYEVFLLVLQFLYSGQVSIVPQKQEPRPNCGDRGCWHTHCSSAVDLALDTLSAARAFGVEQLALLTQKQLGSMVGKASIEDVMKVLLASRKQEMHQLWSTCSNLVAQSGLPPEVLAKHLPIDMVAKIEELRLKSSMARRSLIPHHHHHHHHHDLSVAADVEDQKIRRMRRALDSSDVELVKLMVMGEGLNLDEALALHYAVENCSREVVKALLELGAADVNYPAGPTGKTSLHMAAEMVSPDMVAVLLDHHADPNVQTVDGVTPLDILRTLTSDFLFKGAVPGLTHIEPNKLRLCLELVQSAALVLSREEGNINVNANANVNVNINDVSSSPIYPPMSDDHSSSSNSNNIGNLNLDSRLVYLNLGASVSVREDDNRHGSQGGCVPTMYHRSHDF, encoded by the exons ATGAGCCTGGAAGACTCCCTAAGATCCCTTTCTCTAGATTACCTTAATCTCCTCATCAACGGCCAAGCCTTCAGCGATGTCACCTTCAGCGTGGAGGGCCGTCTCGTCCACGCCCACCGCTGCATCTTAGCCGCTAGGAGCTTGTTTTTCAGGAAGTTTTTTTGTGGACCGGAGCCGCCAGGACTCGATCTCCTGAGCCCCGTTGGGTCGCCGCCGTCCAGGGCGGCTACTTCCCAAGTAATTCCCGTGAACTCGGTGGGGTACGAGGTGTTTTTGTTGGTGTTGCAGTTTTTGTACAGTGGACAGGTTTCGATCGTGCCGCAGAAGCAAGAGCCGAGGCCTAATTGCGGCGATAGAGGGTGCTGGCACACGCATTGCTCCTCCGCCGTTGATCTTGCTCTTGACACTCTCTCCGCCGCTAGAGCCTTCGGCGTTGAACAGCTCGCTTTGCTCActcag AAGCAATTGGGAAGCATGGTGGGTAAGGCCTCCATTGAAGATGTAATGAAGGTTTTATTAGCTTCAAGAAAGCAAGAAATGCATCAACTTTGGTCCACTTGTTCTAACCTTGTGGCTCAATCCGGCCTCCCGCCGGAGGTGCTTGCCAAACATTTACCGATTGATATGGTGGCTAAAATAGAAGAATTACGGCTGAAATCCTCCATGGCCCGCCGTTCTCTAATcccccaccaccaccaccaccatcaccaCCATGATTTATCGGTTGCCGCCGACGTCGAAGATCAAAAGATTCGTCGTATGAGAAGGGCCTTAGACTCCTCCGACGTTGAGCTTGTAAAGCTCATGGTTATGGGTGAAGGGTTGAATCTTGATGAAGCTTTGGCCTTACATTATGCTGTTGAGAATTGCAGCCGGGAAGTTGTCAAGGCTTTGCTTGAGCTTGGCGCTGCCGACGTTAACTACCCCGCCGGTCCGACAGGCAAAACCTCGCTCCATATGGCGGCGGAAATGGTGTCGCCCGACATGGTTGCTGTCTTACTTGATCATCATGCCGACCCGAATGTCCAAACGGTCGATGGTGTCACACCGTTGGATATCCTAAGAACCCTAACTTCGGACTTCCTTTTCAAAGGCGCTGTCCCTGGACTAACCCACATCGAACCAAACAAGCTTAGGCTCTGCCTCGAGCTGGTTCAGTCCGCTGCATTGGTTCTATCTCGAGAAGAAGGAAATATCAATGTCAATGCCAATGCCAATGTCAATGTTAATATCAATGATGTTTCATCGTCTCCAATATATCCACCGATGAGCGACGATCACAGTAGtagcagcaacagcaacaacaTCGGCAATCTGAATCTCGATTCTAGATTGGTTTATCTAAATCTCGGGGCATCAGTATCGGTTCGAGAAGATGATAACAGACATGGATCACAAGGAGGGTGTGTCCCAACAATGTATCATCGTTCCCATGACTTTTAA
- the LOC111790076 gene encoding regulatory protein NPR5-like isoform X2 yields the protein MSLEDSLRSLSLDYLNLLINGQAFSDVTFSVEGRLVHAHRCILAARSLFFRKFFCGPEPPGLDLLSPVGSPPSRAATSQVIPVNSVGYEVFLLVLQFLYSGQVSIVPQKQEPRPNCGDRGCWHTHCSSAVDLALDTLSAARAFGVEQLALLTQQLGSMVGKASIEDVMKVLLASRKQEMHQLWSTCSNLVAQSGLPPEVLAKHLPIDMVAKIEELRLKSSMARRSLIPHHHHHHHHHDLSVAADVEDQKIRRMRRALDSSDVELVKLMVMGEGLNLDEALALHYAVENCSREVVKALLELGAADVNYPAGPTGKTSLHMAAEMVSPDMVAVLLDHHADPNVQTVDGVTPLDILRTLTSDFLFKGAVPGLTHIEPNKLRLCLELVQSAALVLSREEGNINVNANANVNVNINDVSSSPIYPPMSDDHSSSSNSNNIGNLNLDSRLVYLNLGASVSVREDDNRHGSQGGCVPTMYHRSHDF from the exons ATGAGCCTGGAAGACTCCCTAAGATCCCTTTCTCTAGATTACCTTAATCTCCTCATCAACGGCCAAGCCTTCAGCGATGTCACCTTCAGCGTGGAGGGCCGTCTCGTCCACGCCCACCGCTGCATCTTAGCCGCTAGGAGCTTGTTTTTCAGGAAGTTTTTTTGTGGACCGGAGCCGCCAGGACTCGATCTCCTGAGCCCCGTTGGGTCGCCGCCGTCCAGGGCGGCTACTTCCCAAGTAATTCCCGTGAACTCGGTGGGGTACGAGGTGTTTTTGTTGGTGTTGCAGTTTTTGTACAGTGGACAGGTTTCGATCGTGCCGCAGAAGCAAGAGCCGAGGCCTAATTGCGGCGATAGAGGGTGCTGGCACACGCATTGCTCCTCCGCCGTTGATCTTGCTCTTGACACTCTCTCCGCCGCTAGAGCCTTCGGCGTTGAACAGCTCGCTTTGCTCActcag CAATTGGGAAGCATGGTGGGTAAGGCCTCCATTGAAGATGTAATGAAGGTTTTATTAGCTTCAAGAAAGCAAGAAATGCATCAACTTTGGTCCACTTGTTCTAACCTTGTGGCTCAATCCGGCCTCCCGCCGGAGGTGCTTGCCAAACATTTACCGATTGATATGGTGGCTAAAATAGAAGAATTACGGCTGAAATCCTCCATGGCCCGCCGTTCTCTAATcccccaccaccaccaccaccatcaccaCCATGATTTATCGGTTGCCGCCGACGTCGAAGATCAAAAGATTCGTCGTATGAGAAGGGCCTTAGACTCCTCCGACGTTGAGCTTGTAAAGCTCATGGTTATGGGTGAAGGGTTGAATCTTGATGAAGCTTTGGCCTTACATTATGCTGTTGAGAATTGCAGCCGGGAAGTTGTCAAGGCTTTGCTTGAGCTTGGCGCTGCCGACGTTAACTACCCCGCCGGTCCGACAGGCAAAACCTCGCTCCATATGGCGGCGGAAATGGTGTCGCCCGACATGGTTGCTGTCTTACTTGATCATCATGCCGACCCGAATGTCCAAACGGTCGATGGTGTCACACCGTTGGATATCCTAAGAACCCTAACTTCGGACTTCCTTTTCAAAGGCGCTGTCCCTGGACTAACCCACATCGAACCAAACAAGCTTAGGCTCTGCCTCGAGCTGGTTCAGTCCGCTGCATTGGTTCTATCTCGAGAAGAAGGAAATATCAATGTCAATGCCAATGCCAATGTCAATGTTAATATCAATGATGTTTCATCGTCTCCAATATATCCACCGATGAGCGACGATCACAGTAGtagcagcaacagcaacaacaTCGGCAATCTGAATCTCGATTCTAGATTGGTTTATCTAAATCTCGGGGCATCAGTATCGGTTCGAGAAGATGATAACAGACATGGATCACAAGGAGGGTGTGTCCCAACAATGTATCATCGTTCCCATGACTTTTAA